Genomic DNA from Nonomuraea rubra:
ACCATGGCCGTGGCCTCGGGGATCACCGGGTTGACCTTGCCCGGCATGATCGACGAGCCCGGCTGCAGGTCGGGCAGGTTGATCTCGCCGAGCCCCGCGCGCGGCCCCGAGCCCATCCAGCGCAGGTCATTGGCGATCTTGGTGAGCGAGACCGCGACCACCTTGAGCTGCCCCGACAGCTCCACGATCGAGTCCTGCGCGCCCTGGGCCTCGAAGTGGTCGGCGGCCTCCTGGAACGGGATGTCCGTCGCCTCGCGCAGCTTGGCGATGGCCTCCTGGGCGAAGCCCGGCGGCGTGTTGATGCCCGTGCCCACGGCCGTGCCGCCCAGCGGCAGCTCCAGCACGTGCTCCAGGGCCGCCGAGACGCGCACGACGCCGTGCTCGACCTGCGTGGCGTACCCGCCGAACTCCTGACCCAGCGTCACCGGCGTCGCGTCCATCAGGTGCGTACGCCCCGACTTCACCACGCCGTCGAACTCGATCGCCTTCTCCCTCAGCGCCTGCGCCAGGTGCCTGAGCGAGGGCAGCAGGTGGAAGGTCACCTCGGTGGCCGCCGCCACGTGGATCGAGGTGGGGAACACGTCGTTGGACGACTGCGAGGCGTTCACGTGGTCGTTGGGATGCACGGGACGGCCCAGCCGCTCCTCGGCCAGCGTCGCGATCACCTCGTTGGCGTTCATGTTGGACGAGGTGCCCGAGCCGGTCTGGAAGACGTCGATCGGGAAGTCGGCGTCGTGCTCGTTCTCCGCCACGTCGGCGGCGGCCTGCGCGATCGCCTCGGCCAGGTCCTTGTCGATCACGCCGAGCTCGCCGTTGACCTCGGCCGCCACCGCCTTGATCAGGCCGAGCGCGGCGATGTGCGACGGCTCCAGGGGCCGGCCTGAGATCGGGAAATTCTCCACTGCCCGCTGGGTCTGCGCGCGCCACTTGGCGCCAGCCGGCACGCGTACCTCGCCCATCGAGTCATGTTCGATCCGGAACTCACTCATGACTTCCAGTCTGACCCACGGCGGTCTGAACGGCCCGGAGGCACCCGCCTCAGCTCGAGAACAGGGCCACGATGAGTACGGCGATCACCACGGCCGCCGCTGCCGCCACCGCCATGAGCACCAGCATGCCGTTGCGGTTGCCCGCGGGGCGCTTCTCCTCCGGCGGGCCCGCGATCGCGAACAGGTCCGTGCCCAGGCCGTGCCCGCCGAACTGCTGCCCCTGGAGGCTCTGCTGATGGGGCAGCTGCGGCGGGGGTCCGGACTGCGGCTGGGGCTGGCCGGGCGGGGGAGCGGGCACCGGATAGACCTGCTGGCCGGGGGATCCCTTCGGGATGCGGGTCGTCGCGAAGGAGCCCTCGTCGGCGGGGCGCTGCGGCCTTCCGCCCTGCTCCTGCGCCCCGGGGAACGGGCCCTTGGGGCGCGAGATGCTGACCGTCCGCTCGGGGTCGTAGTCGCCCTCGGTACCTGGGGCCTGGCCCGCGTTCGGGGCGAAGGGCTGCTGCCCCTGCCCGTGGCCGCCGCCGGCGGCCTGCGGCACGGTCGGCGCGTTCGGCCCGTGCGCCGGCCCCTGCGGGCCAGCCGCGTGCGGGCCTGTGGGGGCGCCGGGTCCCGGGGCAGGCCGCGGTCCCGCCGGACCGCCGGGTCCCGCCGCGGGCTGCGGCCCTGAGTGGCCGCCGGCTCCCGGCGCGGGCTGCGGCCCTGACTGGCCGCCGAATCCCGGGGCAGGCTGCGGCCCTGAGGGGCTGCCACGTCCGGGCGCCGACTGCGGCCCTGGCGCGGGCTGAGCCCCTGACGGGGTGCCCGGGCCCTGGGCGCCCGCCGGGCGCTGTCCGGGCGGCGTGTGGGCGGCAGGGGGCCCGCTGAAGGCGTTCGGCCCGGTGGGTGCCTGAGGCCCGCTCATGCCCTGCATCGCGTGCCCCACACCGGAGGCCCCCGGCCCACCGGCGGGCACCGGGCCGCGGCCCTGAGGCCCGCCGGGTCCCTGCCCAGGAGGTCCGTAGGGCGGCTGGCCGGCCGGGCGCTGGGCGCCTGGGGCCGGGTTCTCGGGGGTGGCGAACGGATCGGGCAAAGCGGCCTCCTGCGCCATAAGAGCCTCGGCCGTCAGCACCGGCATCTCGCTCGTGGGGGTGTCGGCGACCATGCGCAGCAGGGTCTCCGCCTTGGCAGCGTTCAGCCGCTGCCGGTAGTCCTTGTTCAGCAGCCCGTTCAGCACGGGCCTGAGCTGCCCCGCCTGCGTGGGCGGGTCGGCGCTCTCGGTGAGCAGCGCCGCCAGCGTCTCCGCGATCGTGGACCGCTCGTACGCCGGCCGCCCCTCGACGGCGAAGTAGAGCGTGGCGCCGAGCGACCAGATGTCGGACTCGGGGCCGGTGTACTCACCCCTGGCGCGTTCCGGCGCGGTGTAGCCGGGCGAGCCGATCACCATGCCGGTCTTGGTCAGCCGGGAGTCACCCTCGGCCTTGGCGATGCCGAAGTCGGTCAGCACCACGCGCCCGCTCTCGGTGATGAGCACGTTGCCGGGCTTGACGTCGCGGTGGGTGATGCCCTGGGCGTGCGCCGCGCGCAGGGCCCCGAGCAGGTCCACGCCGATCTCGGCCACCAGCCGCGGCGGCAGCGGCCCCTCCTCCTCGATGACCTGCTCCAGCGAGCGGGCCTCGATGAGCTCCATGATGATCCACGGGCTGTTGTCCTGGATCAGCACGTCATGGATGGAGGCCACGGAAGGGTGGCTGATCCGGGAGGCGATGCGGCCCTCGCGCACCATACGTTCGCGCAGCTCGGCCCGCTGTTCCTCGGTGAGACCCGGGTCCTGGCGGATTTCCTTGACCGCCACCTCGCGCCCGAGCGCGCGGTCGCGGGCCCGCCACACGGTGCCCATCGTGCCCCGCCCGAGCGGGGTGATGAGCTCGTAGCGCTCCGCGAGCAGGCGTGTCTGCTGTTCCGGCATGAGAAGAAGATATCGATTCTCGCTTGGGAAGTGCTTTACCCTCGCTTGCGAAGTTCTCTTGGCCAGAACCGCCGAGGAAGGCACAACTTTATCACCGTCGCTTTGAAACGGGCATAAGCCGACGGCGCCGGACGCGGTTCGACCCGCTTCCTGTGCACGCCCTCGCCTGGTTTGCGTTCCTGCCGGGGCGAGGGCACGTTCACGGAGCCCGCCGGCGGATCCGCCCTGTGCAGCCCGCGGTGCGCGGGCCTGCGCACGAAAGGGGGCTGCGGGATCGTGATCGACGGCGAGGGGCGGGCCGGCCTGCGCGGAGTCAGCGGCTCCTCCGCCGAGCCGCCCGCGGCGACCCTGGTCAGCATGAGCGAGGCGCGCACGGAGTCGAGCCTGGTCGCGGGGTCGATCCTGAGCAGCGCGTCGAGCACGGGCGCCAGCGGGCCCGCCTTGGTCATCGGGATCGGCTCGCCGCTGGTCAGTGCCGCGAGCGCGGCGGCGGCCGTACGCCTGCCGTGCAGGCCCCTGCCCTCGACGGCGGTGTAGAGGGTCGCGCCGAGCGACCACAGGTCGCCGGCGGGGCTGGCCTTCGAGCCGAGCACCCGCTCGGGAGCGATGTAACCGGCGGACCCGAGAACGATGCCCGCCTGGGTGATGGAAACGTCACCCTCGAGTGCGGCCAGGCCGAAGTCGGTGAGCACCGCGCGGTCCTCCGTCACCAGCACGTTGCTCGGCTTCACGTCGCGGTGCAGGATGCCCTTGGCGTGCACGGCGCGCAGCGCCCCCAGGATCTGCCGGCCGATCTCGGCGGCCTTGCGCGGGTGGAGCGGTCCTTCCTCCTGGATGAGCTGCTCCAGGGACTTGGCCCGCAGCAGCTCCATCACGATCCACGGCCGGTCGTCCTCGGTGACCACGTCGAAGACGGTGATCACCGACGGGTGCGCGACCATCGCGGTCGCCCGGCCCTCGCGCTCGGTGCGCGCGCACAGCTCGGCACGCAGCTCCTCGTCGAGGACCGTGGGCAGCCGTACTTCCTTGACCGCCACGTCCCGGTCGAGCAGCTCGTCATGTGCCCGCCAAACGGTGCCCATGCCGCCGCGACCAACCGGCTCCACGAGCCGATAGCGCGCGGCGAGTAGGTAACCGGAGGGCGCACGCATGCCAGGCAGCTTACCTATTTGTGTAAACCGACCAGTAGAGGCGGGGCCGATAATTTGTTGCGAACTTAAGTCAAGCCGCCTGACTCGTCACGTCAGCAAACGTCCTGGCCACATCATCCCAGTTGATGAGGCCCCGCAGTTTCTCCGCGTGATCCGGACGGGCGCGTCGCGATACCGAAGGTAGTACGCCTGCCCCGGTGCGTCGAACACGAGCGGCGGCGTGGTGTTCTCCCATCGGTCACGGTTCAGTGACGGGCTCGCGGCCCGCGGCTCCCGGGCCCGCCCGGGCTCCCGCGCGCGGGCAGGTTCGCGCCGCCCGCGCGAGCGCTTTACCCGCGACCACTCTCCGCGCGTTTCCGCAGCTCATGTGCCGTTTGTGTCGATCGGCACAACGACAGGCCGAAAATTTGTGCATGATGCCTGGTAGGGGACATTCAGGCGTACGGCAGGCTGACTGACAGGAACCACGGGGCGCCGTCAGCGACTTGTAAGGGTGCCGTAAGGGGACGGGGGCATGGTTAGGACCAGGAAAGAAGGCCGAACGCCCTCGCTGACCGTCATCCAGGAAACTGTCGGTGCCGAACGTCAGACTGAGAGCAGAACGCCCGAGGGTCCCACCGATGAAGTCAGACCACTAAGGACGTGATGAGGATGCGCCAGATCCAGGTTCGCCGCCGGCCGAAGAAGCCGACCAGAGCCGCACTGGACCTCCGCACACCGTCAGGGCGCACGCTGCCCTTTTGAAGACCCGCAACCCGGAGCGCAATCTGAGAGGTGCGCCATGTGCAGTCACAAGCCCGTTTGCCCCAGTGCCGACTCCCCCGACCGCGAGCGGTCGCACGTCATCTCGGCCCACCCCGACCAGGGCTGGAGCCTTCTCTGCAACGGCGTCGTGCTGTTCGATGACACCGGTCTGCTGCTGCCCGACGGCTCCGTCGTGGCACCGCACCGGGCCCCGGTGGCCGCATGAGCATCTCCCCGATCACCGGGCCCGGCGCAGGGCGGGACGCGCCGCCGCCCGGCGCGGCCGATCCCGCCGGCCGGCCTGACCGCGCGGCCGCCGCCGCCCCTCCTGCACCTGCCTGTCAGGCGCCCGCAGGCGCCTGACTCCCCGGCGCCGGCGTCAGCGGCGGCCGATGGACAGGACCGGGCCGGTCCTGTCGGTGAAGAAGTCGTCCCCCTTGTCGTCCACGACGATGAACGCGGGGAAGTCCACCACCTCGATCTTCCACACCGCCTCCATCCCCAGCTCGGGGTACTCCAGCACCTCCACCTTCTTGATGCAGTCCTGCGCCAGCCGCGCCGCGGGCCCGCCGATGGACCCCAGGTAGAAGCCGCCGTACTGCTGGCAAGCCTCGGTGACCTGCTTGGACCGGTTCCCCTTGGCCAGCATCACCATCGACCCGCCCGCCGCCTGGAACCGCTCCACGTACGAGTCCATGCGCCCGGCCGTCGTCGGCCCGAACGAGCCCGACGCGTAACCCTCGGGCGTCTTGGCAGGACCGGCGTAGTAGACGGCGTGGTCCTTGAGGTACTGCGGCATCTCGCCACCGTTGTCCAGCAGTTCGGCGATCTTGGCGTGCGCGATGTCGCGGGCGACCACCAGCGGGCCCGACAGGGACAGGCGGGTCTTGACCGGGTACTTGGTGAGCTCGGCGAGGATCTCGGGCATCGGCCGGTTGAGGTCGATCGCGACCACGTCGTCCGACAGGTGCTCGTCGGTGGTCTCGGGCAGGAAGCGGGCCGGGTCGGTCTCCAGCTTCTCCAGGAACACCCCCTCCGGCGTGATCTTTGCGAGGGCCTGGCGGTCGGCGGAGCAGGACACGGCGATGGCGACCGGGCAGGAGGCCCCGTGCCTGGGCAGGCGGATGACGCGCACATCGTGGCAGAAGTACTTGCCGCCGAACTGCGCCCCGATGCCCAGCTTCTGCGTCAGCTCGAAGACCTTGGCCTCCATCTCCAGGTCCCTGAACCCGTGCCCGGACGGCGAGCCCTCCGTGGGGATCGAGTCGAGGTAGCGGGCGCTGGCGTACTTGGCGGTCTTGAGGGCGTACTCGGCGGAGGTGCCGCCCACGACGACGGCCAGATGGTACGGCGGGCAGGCCGCCGTGCCGAGCGAGCGGATCTTCTCCTCCAGGAAGGCCATCATGCGCTTCTCGTTGAGCACGGCCTTGGTCTCCTGGTACAGGAACGACTTGTTGGCCGAGCCGCCGCCCTTGGCCATGAACAGCAGCTTGTACTCGTCGGGGTGCCCGTGGGGGTCCTCGGCGTACAGCTCGACCTGGGCGGGGAGGTTGTCGCCGGTGTTCTTCTCCTCCCACATGGTGATGGGGGCCATCTGGGAGTAACGCAGGTTGAGCTTGGTGTAGGCGTCGTACACGCCGCGCGAGATGTGCTCGGCGTCCTGCCCGTCGGTCAGCACGTGGCGGCCGCGCTTGCCCATGACGATGGCGGTGCCGGTGTCCTGGCACATCGGCAGCACGCCGCCGGCCGAGATGGAGGCGTTCTTCAGCAGGTCGAGGGCGACGAAGCGGTCGTTGCCGCTGGACTCGGGGTCGTCGACGATCTTCCTGAGCTGGGCGAGGTGCGAGGCGCGCAGGAAGTGCGAGATGTCGTGCACGGCCGTCTCGGTGAGCAGGCGCAGCGCCTCGGGGTCGACTTCGAGGAACGTACGCCCGGCCGCCTCGACCTTCCGCACCCCCTCCGAGGTGATCAGCCGGTATTCCGTCTCGTCGGCTCCAAGCGGCAGCAGGTCGGTGTAGTCGAACTCGCCCATGTCCATCCTTTCGGTCGCACAAGAGATTACGCGCACCGATAGGAGGGGAGGGCCGTCAGGCCTCGGACGGCCGCACCGCCGCCCGCGCGCCCGCGCGTTCCGCGCTCAGGCCGATCAGGATGCCGGCGACCACCAGGCCGGCGCCCAGCAGGTCGTACGCGGTCGGCATGGCCACCCCGAGCACGGCCCCCGTGACGATGGCCGCCACCGGGATGAGCCCCGCGAACAGCCCGGCCCGCCCGGGCCCCAGCTTGGGCAGCGAGGTGTACCAGAGGAAGAACGCCACCACGGTCACCACGACCGCCAGGTAGGCGAACCCGAGCGCCTCGGCCAGCGTCGGCACCCTGAGCATGCCCGTCCCCGCGTCGGCCAGCCCGACCACCGCCAGCATGGGCACGGCCAGCGTCGTCGAGTACGCCGACACCCGGATCGGCCCCAGCTTCGGCAGCAGGGGGATCGCCAGCAGGGAGAAGCTCACCTCGCCCACCAGCGCGCCCAGCGCCCACAGCAGGCTCTCCTGGGTGCCGCTGCCGAGCCCAGTGGCCAGCGTCGCCCCCGCCACCACCACGCCGGCCCCGACCAGCAGCCGGGGCGCGGGCCGCCCGCCCGCCAGCGCCAGGGCCAGCGGCACGGTGCCCAGCACGGTGCCCACCAGCGCCGGCCCCGAGGCGCGGGTGGACTCCACCACGGCCACGTTGAAGAACACCAGGCCCAGCAGCGTCAGCCCGAGCAGGCAGAGCGACTCGCGCCACGTCATGCGGACGAACCGAAGGCCGAGCACTCTCGTTATGACAAGCAGGATGACCGAAGCGACGAGATACCGGACCGCCTGGCCGCCGTATATGGGGTATGCGCCGACCAGTCCGGAGACCCCCGCCAGCGTCCCGACCAGGAACATGGCCGCGGCGGCGCCCACGATGCCGTTTTTCATGCCGTTTCTCATGCGAAGGATGCTAGGGAGACAATGGTTCGCACAAACAGTCCAATGTCCCGCCGGGAGACAGGACCAATATGGCAGACCTTCATATCCAGATAAATCGCGGAAAGGGGGGCATCGCCGGGCAGATCGCGGCTGAGCTGCGCGCCTCCATCCGGGGCGGCCGGCTCACGCCGGGCACCCGCCTGCCCGCCACCCGCGACCTCGCCACCGACCTCCAGGTCTCCAGAGGGGTGGTCGTGGAGGCGTACGAGCAACTGGTCGCCGAGGGCTTCCTGGTCTCCAGGGTGGGCGCCGGCACCCGGGTCACCCCCAAGAACGCCACCCGCGCCGCCCCGGGGCCGCGCGGCTCCGCCCCCGCCAGGCCCGATCCGGTCCGCCGGGCGCCGAGCGCCCAGGCGTCTCCCCCGCACTACGGTCATCGCCCCACCTCCCCCGACCTCGGCCACTTCCCCCGTGAACGCTGGCTCGCGGCCGTAAGGCACGTCCTGACCACCGTACCCTCGGACGCCCTCGATTACGGGGACCCCGGCGGCGTGCCCGAGCTGCGCGAAGAGCTGGCCGCCTACCTCAGGCGGGTCAGGGCGGCCGACGTGCGGCCCGAGCACCTGATCATCGTCGGCGGCGTGGCGCAGGGGCTGAGCCTGGCCCTGCACGTGCTGGCCCAGCAGCGCTCGCTTCGGCTGGCCGTGGAGGACCCGACGAGCCACCGGCAGGTGCCGCTGCTGCGCAGGGCGGGGGCGCACCTGGTGCCGGTGCCGGTGGACGAGCAGGGCCTCGACGTGCGCAGGCTGAGCGGGGACGCCGTGCTGGTGACGCCCGCCCACCAGTTCCCGACCGGGGTGGTGCTCTCTCCGGAGCGCCGGGCCGCGCTGATGGAGTGGGCGTACGCGGGGCGCCGGATCGTCCTGGAGGACGACTACGACGCCGAGTTCCGCTTCGACCGCGACCCCGTCGGCTGCCTCCAGGGCCTGGCGCCCGACAGGGTGATCCTCTCCGGCAGCGTGAGCAAGGCCCTGGCGCCCGGGCTGCGGCTCGGCTGGGTGGCCGCGCCGCCCGACCTGGCCGAGGCCATCCGGCGGGCGCGGGGCGAGCTCGACCTGGGCTCGCCGGTGATCGAGCAGTACGCGCTGGCCCACTTCCTGCGTACCGGGGGCTACGACAAGCACCTGCGGCGCATGCGCAGGGAGTACCGGCGCCGCCGGGACGCCCTGGTCGAGGCGCTGGCCGAGCAGCTGCCGGAAGTCCGGGTCAGGGGCATCGAGGCCGGGCTGCACGTGTACCTGGAGCTGCCCAGGGGGTGGGACGAGTCGCGTACCGTGCTCGCCGCCCTCCAGCTCGGCCTGTCCGCGGAGCCGGTGGGGCCGATGCGGGAGCTGCCGGGGCCGGCGGCCGTGGTGGTGGGGTTCGCGCGGCTGCCCCCGCACAAGGCGGCCGAGGCCGTACGCGGGTTGAAGGTCCGCATGTCAGGACAAACTGTTGACTGAGGGAGAAGTGCTCGCTTAGAAAGAGAGCCGGACGAGCGAACGGGAGGCGCCATGCGGGTGGGACTGCTGGGGCTGGGCAGGATCGGGGCCTTCCACGCCGCGACCCTGGCCGCGCATCCCCTGGTGGACGAGCTGATCGTGAGCGATCCCGTACACACCTCGCCGCACGGGAGGCCGGGCGACGCGTTCGAGGCGGACGCCGTCGTCATCGCCACCCCGACCAGCACCCACGCGGAGCTGATCATGAAGGCGTGCCGGCTGGGCATCCCGGTCTTCTGCGAGAAGCCGGTGGCGGGCACGGTGGCCGACACCGTCAAGGTGCTGGAGGCCGGTGCGGGCAACCGGGTGCAGATCGGGTTCCAGCGCAGGTTCGATCCCGGTTACGTGGCTGCGGCGCACGCGCTCAGGGCCGGCGAGCTGGGCGAGCTGCACCGCGTGCACCTGGTCACGGCCGATCCGGCGCCGCCGCCCGCCGCGTACATCCCGCTGTCCGGCGGCCTCTTCCGCGACTGCCACATCCACGACTTCGACATCCTGCGCTGGGTGACCGGCCGGGAGGTCGTGTCAGTCTACGCGAGGGGGGCCAACCGCGGCGCCGCGTTCTTCGCCGAGGCGGGCGACGTGGACAACAGCGCCGCGCTGCTGACGCTGGACGACGGCACGCTGGCCACCCTGCAGGGCTCGCGCTACAACGGCGGCGGGTACGACGTGCGCATGGAGCTGGCGGGCACCAGGCGCACGCAGGCCGTCGGCCTCGGCCCGCGAGCCCCGCTGCACACCACCGAGGGCCCGTCCGGCCTGGAGCCGCCCTGGCCGGACTTCGTGGCCCGCTTCGAGACCGCCTACCGCGCGGAGCTGGACGCCTTCCTGCGCAGCGACCGGAGCCCGTGCTCGATCGAGGACGCGCTGGAGGCCCTCTACGTGGCCGAGGCCGCCGACCTGTCGCTGCGCGAGGGCCGTCCCGTCGAGGTCGCGGAGGTACGGCACTAGCGTCAGGTCGCGGCGGGGGCGTGGAGGTGCGGCGCCGGCCTCAGGTGGCGGCGGGGGCGCGCTTGGGCTCGAAGCCCGGGGCCAGCGCGATGATCGCGGCGGCCAGCACCAGCGGCGCCGCGAACGCCACCCGCATGTCGGCCGCGTCCGCGATGCCACCCACCAGGGCGGCTCCGACGATGAAGCCGACGTAGTTGAAGAGGTTCACGCGGGCGATGGCCACGCCGGTGCCCGCCGGGTCGAGCTTGCCCGCCGCCGAGAACGACTGCGGCGCCACCACCGCCAGCCCCACGCCCGTGAGCCCGAACGCGACGATGCCCAGCGGCTGCGTCGGGGCCAGCACCACGCCGAGGAACCCGAGCGTGGCGATCACGCCGCCGATCCTGACGATGGCCGCGGGGCCGTACCGCCGGACGGCGAAGTCGCCGCCGAGCCTGACGGCCAGCGTGGTCGCCTGGTACGCGGCGTAGGCCAGCGGGATCACGGCGGGGCTCGCGGCGAGCACGTCCTTCATGAAGACGGTGTTGAAGTTGGACACGGCGGCGTCGCCGACGTACAGGAAGCCCATGGCCAGGCAGAGCGGGATGATCGGCCGCCACGGGAAGCGGCCGGCGACGGCCGTGCCCTCGGCCTCGACCTTCTCCTCCTCGCGCGTGCACAGGTCCCGCCCGGCGTAGAGCGAGCCGGCCACCGCGAGGACCATGGGCAGGGCCATGACCACC
This window encodes:
- a CDS encoding class II fumarate hydratase, producing MSEFRIEHDSMGEVRVPAGAKWRAQTQRAVENFPISGRPLEPSHIAALGLIKAVAAEVNGELGVIDKDLAEAIAQAAADVAENEHDADFPIDVFQTGSGTSSNMNANEVIATLAEERLGRPVHPNDHVNASQSSNDVFPTSIHVAAATEVTFHLLPSLRHLAQALREKAIEFDGVVKSGRTHLMDATPVTLGQEFGGYATQVEHGVVRVSAALEHVLELPLGGTAVGTGINTPPGFAQEAIAKLREATDIPFQEAADHFEAQGAQDSIVELSGQLKVVAVSLTKIANDLRWMGSGPRAGLGEINLPDLQPGSSIMPGKVNPVIPEATAMVAAQVIGNDAAITFAGASGNFELNVQLPLIARNILESIRLLANVSRLLADRCVAGITANVERLREYAESSPSIVTPLNKYVGYEEAAKIAKQALAERRTIREVVIERGHVAAGKLTEEQLDAALDVLSMTRP
- a CDS encoding serine/threonine-protein kinase: MPEQQTRLLAERYELITPLGRGTMGTVWRARDRALGREVAVKEIRQDPGLTEEQRAELRERMVREGRIASRISHPSVASIHDVLIQDNSPWIIMELIEARSLEQVIEEEGPLPPRLVAEIGVDLLGALRAAHAQGITHRDVKPGNVLITESGRVVLTDFGIAKAEGDSRLTKTGMVIGSPGYTAPERARGEYTGPESDIWSLGATLYFAVEGRPAYERSTIAETLAALLTESADPPTQAGQLRPVLNGLLNKDYRQRLNAAKAETLLRMVADTPTSEMPVLTAEALMAQEAALPDPFATPENPAPGAQRPAGQPPYGPPGQGPGGPQGRGPVPAGGPGASGVGHAMQGMSGPQAPTGPNAFSGPPAAHTPPGQRPAGAQGPGTPSGAQPAPGPQSAPGRGSPSGPQPAPGFGGQSGPQPAPGAGGHSGPQPAAGPGGPAGPRPAPGPGAPTGPHAAGPQGPAHGPNAPTVPQAAGGGHGQGQQPFAPNAGQAPGTEGDYDPERTVSISRPKGPFPGAQEQGGRPQRPADEGSFATTRIPKGSPGQQVYPVPAPPPGQPQPQSGPPPQLPHQQSLQGQQFGGHGLGTDLFAIAGPPEEKRPAGNRNGMLVLMAVAAAAAVVIAVLIVALFSS
- a CDS encoding serine/threonine-protein kinase, yielding MRAPSGYLLAARYRLVEPVGRGGMGTVWRAHDELLDRDVAVKEVRLPTVLDEELRAELCARTEREGRATAMVAHPSVITVFDVVTEDDRPWIVMELLRAKSLEQLIQEEGPLHPRKAAEIGRQILGALRAVHAKGILHRDVKPSNVLVTEDRAVLTDFGLAALEGDVSITQAGIVLGSAGYIAPERVLGSKASPAGDLWSLGATLYTAVEGRGLHGRRTAAAALAALTSGEPIPMTKAGPLAPVLDALLRIDPATRLDSVRASLMLTRVAAGGSAEEPLTPRRPARPSPSITIPQPPFVRRPAHRGLHRADPPAGSVNVPSPRQERKPGEGVHRKRVEPRPAPSAYARFKATVIKLCLPRRFWPRELRKRG
- a CDS encoding DUF5999 family protein, with amino-acid sequence MCSHKPVCPSADSPDRERSHVISAHPDQGWSLLCNGVVLFDDTGLLLPDGSVVAPHRAPVAA
- a CDS encoding fumarate hydratase, giving the protein MGEFDYTDLLPLGADETEYRLITSEGVRKVEAAGRTFLEVDPEALRLLTETAVHDISHFLRASHLAQLRKIVDDPESSGNDRFVALDLLKNASISAGGVLPMCQDTGTAIVMGKRGRHVLTDGQDAEHISRGVYDAYTKLNLRYSQMAPITMWEEKNTGDNLPAQVELYAEDPHGHPDEYKLLFMAKGGGSANKSFLYQETKAVLNEKRMMAFLEEKIRSLGTAACPPYHLAVVVGGTSAEYALKTAKYASARYLDSIPTEGSPSGHGFRDLEMEAKVFELTQKLGIGAQFGGKYFCHDVRVIRLPRHGASCPVAIAVSCSADRQALAKITPEGVFLEKLETDPARFLPETTDEHLSDDVVAIDLNRPMPEILAELTKYPVKTRLSLSGPLVVARDIAHAKIAELLDNGGEMPQYLKDHAVYYAGPAKTPEGYASGSFGPTTAGRMDSYVERFQAAGGSMVMLAKGNRSKQVTEACQQYGGFYLGSIGGPAARLAQDCIKKVEVLEYPELGMEAVWKIEVVDFPAFIVVDDKGDDFFTDRTGPVLSIGRR
- a CDS encoding DMT family transporter; the encoded protein is MRNGMKNGIVGAAAAMFLVGTLAGVSGLVGAYPIYGGQAVRYLVASVILLVITRVLGLRFVRMTWRESLCLLGLTLLGLVFFNVAVVESTRASGPALVGTVLGTVPLALALAGGRPAPRLLVGAGVVVAGATLATGLGSGTQESLLWALGALVGEVSFSLLAIPLLPKLGPIRVSAYSTTLAVPMLAVVGLADAGTGMLRVPTLAEALGFAYLAVVVTVVAFFLWYTSLPKLGPGRAGLFAGLIPVAAIVTGAVLGVAMPTAYDLLGAGLVVAGILIGLSAERAGARAAVRPSEA
- a CDS encoding PLP-dependent aminotransferase family protein, which encodes MADLHIQINRGKGGIAGQIAAELRASIRGGRLTPGTRLPATRDLATDLQVSRGVVVEAYEQLVAEGFLVSRVGAGTRVTPKNATRAAPGPRGSAPARPDPVRRAPSAQASPPHYGHRPTSPDLGHFPRERWLAAVRHVLTTVPSDALDYGDPGGVPELREELAAYLRRVRAADVRPEHLIIVGGVAQGLSLALHVLAQQRSLRLAVEDPTSHRQVPLLRRAGAHLVPVPVDEQGLDVRRLSGDAVLVTPAHQFPTGVVLSPERRAALMEWAYAGRRIVLEDDYDAEFRFDRDPVGCLQGLAPDRVILSGSVSKALAPGLRLGWVAAPPDLAEAIRRARGELDLGSPVIEQYALAHFLRTGGYDKHLRRMRREYRRRRDALVEALAEQLPEVRVRGIEAGLHVYLELPRGWDESRTVLAALQLGLSAEPVGPMRELPGPAAVVVGFARLPPHKAAEAVRGLKVRMSGQTVD
- a CDS encoding Gfo/Idh/MocA family protein; the encoded protein is MRVGLLGLGRIGAFHAATLAAHPLVDELIVSDPVHTSPHGRPGDAFEADAVVIATPTSTHAELIMKACRLGIPVFCEKPVAGTVADTVKVLEAGAGNRVQIGFQRRFDPGYVAAAHALRAGELGELHRVHLVTADPAPPPAAYIPLSGGLFRDCHIHDFDILRWVTGREVVSVYARGANRGAAFFAEAGDVDNSAALLTLDDGTLATLQGSRYNGGGYDVRMELAGTRRTQAVGLGPRAPLHTTEGPSGLEPPWPDFVARFETAYRAELDAFLRSDRSPCSIEDALEALYVAEAADLSLREGRPVEVAEVRH
- a CDS encoding MFS transporter — translated: MPSARDRQARVATYVVYAVQGLSFASLLIQVANLQAKHGLDEGSLTMLLLVVPVFAGVGSVAAGAFAARFGSKLLLRIAQPVVAGAVVLAGLAPNVPLLLPVLLLFGVAVGAVDAGMNMQGVAVERRYGVEVLNGFHCVWSVFSLAAALWASGAAGLPLPVVMALPMVLAVAGSLYAGRDLCTREEEKVEAEGTAVAGRFPWRPIIPLCLAMGFLYVGDAAVSNFNTVFMKDVLAASPAVIPLAYAAYQATTLAVRLGGDFAVRRYGPAAIVRIGGVIATLGFLGVVLAPTQPLGIVAFGLTGVGLAVVAPQSFSAAGKLDPAGTGVAIARVNLFNYVGFIVGAALVGGIADAADMRVAFAAPLVLAAAIIALAPGFEPKRAPAAT